The Cryobacterium roopkundense sequence TGGCTGCACATCGCCCCGGCCAAGGTGGGGCGCCGGGCGTTCCTCGGCAATAGCGGAATGGCGGGGCCCGGACGCACGGTTCCGCGCAACGGACTCGTGGCGGTGCTCTCGTCCACGCCGCGCAAGGCCAAGCGCGGCTCAAGCTGGCTCGGCAACCCCGCGACCCGCCTGCGGCGCACGGTAACGGATGCCGACGAGGCCCGCACCTTCGACCCTCCCGTGCGGCTCAAGGTGGCGCGCGCCCTGTGGGAGCTGCTGCGCCTGGTGCCCGCGGTCGTGGCAGGCTGGGTGGCGCTCGGCGTGCTCGGCGGTCTGGAGTGGTTGTGGCTCGACCTCGGCCTCGGATGGGCGGTAGCCCTGTCGGGAGTGGTGCTGCTCGCGGCGGGCGCGACCGCCGCGCTCGTGACGACAGTGGCCAAGTGGGTGTTGGTGGGGCGGATAGCGGCCACTGAGCATCCGCTGTGGTCGTCGTTCATCTGGCGCAATGAGGTGTCTGACAGCTTCGTCGAGATCGTGGCGCGGCCCTGGTTTGCGGCCAAGGCTGCCGGCACGCCCGCGCTTGCCGTGTGGCTGCGCACCCTCGGTGCGAAGATCGGGAGGGGCGTGTGGTGCGAGTCCTACTGGCTGCCAGAAGCCGACCTCGTGAACCTCGGCGACGGCGTCACCGTGAATCGCGGCTGCGTCGTGCAGACCCACCTCTTTCATGACCGCATCATGCAGCTCGACACCGTGACGATGGCCTCGGGCTCGACACTCGGGCCGCACAGCGTGATCCTTCCCGCGGCATCCGTCGACGAGGGCTCGACGGTGGGGCCAGCCTCGCTGGTGATGCGCGGCGAGCGGGTTCCCACCGGGTCGCTGTGGTCTGGAAACCCCATTTCACCGTGGCACTCGCCGCCATGGAATAGTTGAGGGTGTTATGCCTCACACTTCCTCCGCCCACTATGGCGCCGCGACTGCCGGTGATCCGTACATTCCCACGAGCGGAAACGGCGGGTACCTCGCCGAGCACTACGATCTCGCGCTCGACTACAGGGTGGCCACCAACCGGCTGAGTGCCACGGCCATCATCACCGCGCGGGCGCTCACGGCGCTTGACCGCTTCAGCCTCGATTGTGCGGGCCTCAGCATCGACAAGGTCACCGTGAACGGTGTGCCCGCGCGCAAGGTTTCGCACGTGGCTCGCAAGGTGTTCATCACGGTGCCGGGTACTATCGAGGCCGGCGCGCGGTTTGAGATTCTGGTGCGTTACCGGGGCGCGCCCCACCCGGTGCGCAGCGCCTGGGGCGAGGTGGGCTGGGAAGAGCTCGACGACGGCGTGCTCGTGTCGGGCCAGCCCTGCGGCGCCCAGACCTGGTTTCCCTGCAACGACCACCCGAGCAACAAGGCGACGTACCGCATCGGGGTGAGCTGCGAGTCGGGCTACACCGTGATCTCGAACGGCACCCTCGTCTCGCAGTCCGCGCGCTCCGGGCGCACGAGCTGGACCTACGACGTGCATGAACCGATGGCGACCTATCTCGCCACGGTCTCCATCGGCCGGTACCGCCGCCGCGACCTCGCCGCCTCGCCGGTGGCCCAAAGCCTGTTCTTTCCCGCGGACATGTCGCCGGCGGTGGCCACCGACTTCGGACGGCTCGGTGAGATGATCACGTTCTTCGGTGAGAAGTTCGGGCCGTATCCGTTCTCGGCCTACTCCGTCGTGGTCACGGACGATGAGCTGGAGATTCCGCTCGAGGCGCACGGCCTGGCGGTGTTCGGCCGCAACCACGCCGACGGAGTGCACGGCAGTGACCGGCTGATCGCCCATGAACTGGCCCACCAATGGTATGGCAACAGCCTCACGGTGTCGCGCTGGCAAGACATCTGGCTGCAGGAGGGCTTCGCCTGCTACGCCGAGTGGCTGTGGGAGGAGCAGCGCGGCGGACTCACCGCCGACCAGAGCGCGCACGCGTTCCGCAACGAGCTCAATAAGCTTCCGAAAGACCTCGTGGTGGGCGATCCCGGGCCGCACAGCATGTTCGACGACAGGGTCTACAAGCGCGGGGCGCTCGCGCTGCATGCCATCCGCCGGTCGCTGGGCGACGAGGCGTTCTTCTCAGCTCTCCGGGCCTACACCCTCGCGTTTCGGCACGGGCACGTCACGACGGATGCCTTTGTCGCCTTTTTTGCGGAGCACACCGGAAGTCGGGCGATCGGCAAGTTCATCGACCGCTGGATCATGCAGTCAGCACTCCCCAGCCTGTAACGGGCCTGGTCAGCGCAGGGTGAGGCGCGGGGGAGCGATGGTGCGCACCGCGACAGTGCCCACGAGGCCCGGACCCGGTTCGAAGCCGAGCAGGTGAATGCCGGAACGGCCCGAAACGGCTGCCGCGGCTCCGTCGAGCCTGACCGTCAGCCCCCGGGGGTCCGCGCGCAACCCCTCACCCGTGAGCTTGAGCACGGCCTCCTTGCTGGTCCAGATCACGGCGCGCGCTCGGTCTGCCTCGACTCCTGACACCG is a genomic window containing:
- a CDS encoding M1 family metallopeptidase — its product is MPHTSSAHYGAATAGDPYIPTSGNGGYLAEHYDLALDYRVATNRLSATAIITARALTALDRFSLDCAGLSIDKVTVNGVPARKVSHVARKVFITVPGTIEAGARFEILVRYRGAPHPVRSAWGEVGWEELDDGVLVSGQPCGAQTWFPCNDHPSNKATYRIGVSCESGYTVISNGTLVSQSARSGRTSWTYDVHEPMATYLATVSIGRYRRRDLAASPVAQSLFFPADMSPAVATDFGRLGEMITFFGEKFGPYPFSAYSVVVTDDELEIPLEAHGLAVFGRNHADGVHGSDRLIAHELAHQWYGNSLTVSRWQDIWLQEGFACYAEWLWEEQRGGLTADQSAHAFRNELNKLPKDLVVGDPGPHSMFDDRVYKRGALALHAIRRSLGDEAFFSALRAYTLAFRHGHVTTDAFVAFFAEHTGSRAIGKFIDRWIMQSALPSL